Proteins encoded together in one Lathyrus oleraceus cultivar Zhongwan6 chromosome 5, CAAS_Psat_ZW6_1.0, whole genome shotgun sequence window:
- the LOC127084078 gene encoding uncharacterized protein LOC127084078 isoform X1, which translates to MADPVTELSPSDNTPRPMTRNVRRRLVQSTLFPHKPAEPSNKPEENGDSCDEQDEDYCDTKNRRKRKSKGKATPTNKGSKSATPKKNASANGIIGSTSLNVLSDFDKVDKPKPDLRLEAKLSAEENSRLFAGRQVHPFFSSCKAGKKVQELSESGSDLYKAKSGDEKITCGPIHVFENIKDDTSSLDWRNWTFLRNSTHVNGGLESSNLSVYEGSVECLNFDKLLSTLHPLAASSYHSPCPENLQETSLSNLTLQEEQTKSAQMPKNAKVDLEVDESDTFSVLAGYFRKSCTEPSSRFLQESLRSYYVGCEDKPEGSLWAYKYKPTKAVEVCGNDEAVNFLSDWLHQWHERRYKPRKETCKRDTRVMQDDDDDDDDYMCSDSDYDSEDMNEEDSLQNVLLITGPTGSGKSAAVYACAQEQGFDILELNASDCRNGTVVKQYFGDALGSHGFKRLSEHTLSSQKITTNFPPAPALINDKAVDEVNDGVVEPIPLSDDEAHSPLKTSQKLLGKNDAVACDKVQTLILVEDVDILFPEDRGCIAAIQQIAETARGPIILTSNSDNPGLPDNFDRLHVSFSLPTPKELLCHLYSVCLGEGAPIHPLLLEKFIQSCGGDIRKTIMHLQFWLQSIIFSKDLKAQTGYVSLPFDLEGGHRILPKIMPWDFPSEISELIENEFVKSVNIMEENCSMQGLDEEELLHINEGQNDSDEQYMETDYIKAKKVEMIKRNGSVTDYDELEIQYKAISEFPNASGSPEASYLQNGRRKLVVMSSDSEEEDSNNRYPQDTEDEANKRHSIKGNNECTSDIQLNENCPNTSFRKLVCSELEDSDEERNEYSKTADVTCINETSKSFDVSCVPESSFVPETAIESGPDTMSGAVSSGQCLEVSMNNELKPFTLSARRRLTKLSHNSDMMDAEIPDSSPKEALQDFIDENMETTIIKVMDECSRVDFKLKSTLVESSPLLETDMVQNLWKKLRQMDLRQHTISEQPGASQVVKLASGLSNLISEADLFHNYQHKHDISEPRSFVSNEATTSYNDETMMSTVTVHGFCSYVKLITDVGSKFGCADMIDLTSEMLASTTNTMALGKLSRQDLAKNTVIYTGKELELNNPISNVKKSENKASLFEAVQSIVPARISLALKGDIFYEYLSSMRQISRSEAVRVSQCVEKKRRGRSQGFQHYLSRCTMLSPEAITLVSNSDLYKKISSQHTTNVESTPL; encoded by the exons ATGGCCGATCCCGTCACGGAACTCAGTCCCTCAGACAATACCCCCAGACCGATGACCCGCAATGTCCGCCGGAGGTTGGTCCAATCAACTCTCTTCCCTCACAAACCAGCAGAGCCCAGCAATAAACCAGAGGAAAATGGCGACAGTTGTGACGAACAAGACGAGGATTACTGCGACACGAAGAATCGCAGGAAGAGAAAGTCCAAAGGAAAAGCCACTCCCACAAATAAAGGTTCCAAG AGTGCCACACCAAAGAAAAATGCATCAGCTAATGGAATTATAGGGTCTACTTCGCTGAATGTTTTGTCTGATTTCGATAAAGTTGATAAACCTAAGCCTGATTTGCGGTTAGAGGCAAAGTTGTCAGCTGAG GAAAATTCAAGGTTGTTTGCCGGCCGGCAAGTTCATCCATTTTTTTCATCCTGTAAAGCGGGGAAGAAAGTTCAGGAGCTGTCTGAATCAGGAAGTGATCTATACAAAGCTAAGAGTGGTGATGAAAAGATTACCTGTGGTCCTATTCATGTATTTGAAAATATCAAG GATGATACCTCATCCCTAGACTGGAGAAACTGGACATTTTTGAGAAATTCCACCCATGTGAATGGTGGATTAGAAAGTTCAAATTTATCTGTTTACGAGGGTTCTGTTGAATGCTTAAATTTTGATAAACTTCTTAGTACTTTACATCCATTGGCGGCTTCAAGTTATCATTCTCCGTGTCCAGAAAATCTGCAAGAAACATCATTATCAAACTTAACTTTACAAGAGGAGCAAACAAAAAGTGCTCAGATGCCAAAAAATGCCAAAGTG GACTTGGAGGTGGATGAATCTGATACCTTTTCTGTGCTAGCTGGCTATTTTAGAAAGTCATGTACTGAGCCGTCTAGTAGATTTCTCCAAGAAAG TCTGAGGTCATACTATGTTGGTTGTGAGGATAAACCAGAAGGCAGCTTATGGGCATACAAATACAAGCCAACTAAAGCCGTTGAG GTATGTGGTAATGACGAAGCTGTGAATTTCTTGAGTGACTGGCTACATCAGTGGCATGAAAGACGTTACAAACCCAGGAAGGAGACATGTAAGAGGGATACAAGGGTCATGcaagatgatgatgatgatgatgatgattataTGTGTTCTGACAGTGACTATGATTCAGAAGATATGAATGAAGAGGATTCACTGCAGAATGTTCTTTTAATTACAGGACCAACAGGG AGTGGCAAGTCCGCAGCAGTCTATGCTTGTGCCCAAGAGCAAGGCTTTGACATATTAGAG CTCAATGCATCAGATTGTAGAAATGGGACTGTTGTAAAGCAGTATTTTGGAGATGCCCTTGGTTCACATGGGTTCAAAAG GTTATCAGAACATACTTTGAGTTCACAGAAGATAACTACAAATTTCCCCCCAGCTCCTGCTTTGATTAATGATAAAGCTGTGGATGAGGTGAATGATGGAGTAGTTGAACCAATACCGTTATCTGATGATGAAGCTCATAGCCCACTTAAAACATCCCAAAAGTTACTTGGCAAGAATGACGCTGTCGCATGTGATAAAGTCCAAACTTTGATTCTGGTTGAGGATGTGGACATACTCTTTCCTGAAGATCGTGGATGTATTGCCGCCATACAGCAGATTGCCGAGACAGCAAGGGGTCCAATTATATTGACCAGCAATA GTGATAATCCTGGCCTTCCAGATAATTTTGATAGGCTTCATGTTTCGTTCTCATTGCCAACGCCAAAAGAGTTGCTTTGTCATTTGTACTCT GTTTGTCTGGGAGAAGGAGCCCCCATCCATCCTCTTCTACTGGAGAAGTTTATACAGTCCTGTGGCGGAGACATCCGGAAGACCATTATGCATCTTCAGTTCTGGTTGCAGAGTATAATATTTAGTAAAG ATCTAAAAGCACAGACAGGATATGTCTCACTTCCATTTGATCTTGAGGGTGGTCATCGGATACTACCAAAGATAATGCCATGGGATTTCCCTTCAGAGATATCCGAACTAATTGAGAATGAATTTGTCAAATCAGTAAATATAATGGAAGAGAATTGCAGTATGCAAGGGTTAGATGAAGAAGAGCTTCTTCACATAAATGAAGGCCAAAATGATTCAGATGAGCAGTATATGGAGACTGATTATATAAAAGCGAAGAAGGTGGAGATGATTAAGAGAAATGGGTCTGTAACAGATTATGACGAGCTTGAAATTCAATACAAAGCTATCTCTGAGTTTCCCAATGCTTCTGGGTCCCCTGAAGCATCCTATCTGCAAAATGGTCGAAGGAAACTTGTAGTAATGTCCTCTGATTCTGAGGAGGAGGATTCAAATAACCGATATCCTCAAGACACAGAGGACGAAGCTAACAAGAGACATTCCATCAAAGGAAATAATGAATGTACCTCTGACATTCAGTTGAATGAAAACTGCCCCAACACATCTTTTCGTAAACTGGTTTGTTCTGAATTGGAGGATTCAGATGAGGAACGTAATGAATATTCAAAAACAGCTGATGTTACATGCATAAATGAGACATCTAAATCATTTGATGTATCCTGTGTACCAGAATCATCGTTTGTTCCTGAAACTGCTATTGAAAGTGGACCAGATACAATGTCTGGAGCAGTGTCTTCTGGTCAGTGTCTAGAAGTTTCTATGAATAACGAGTTGAAACCGTTCACTTTAAGTGCTCGGAGGCGCTTAACAAAATTATCACACAATTCAGATATGATGGATGCTGAAATTCCAGATTCTTCTCCAAAAGAGGCTCTACAAGATTTTATAGATGAAAATATGGAAACTACAATTATCAAGGTGATGGATGAGTGCAGTCGTGTGGATTTCAAATTAAAGTCAACATTAGTTGAGTCCAGTCCATTATTGGAGACAGATATGGTACAAAATTTATGGAAGAAACTCCGACAAATGGATTTAAGACAGCATACTATCTCAGAACAGCCAGGGGCTTCTCAAGTTGTTAAACTTGCTAGTGGGTTGAGCAATCTAATTTCAGAAGCTGATTTGTTTCACAATTACCAACATAAACAC GATATTTCGGAGCCCCGGAGCTTTGTTTCTAATGAAGCTACAACTAGTTATAATGACGAAACAATGATGTCCACAGTTACTGTACATGGGTTTTGTTCTTATGTTAAACTTATAACAGATGTTGGATCAAAGTTTGGTTGTGCGGACATGATTGATTTAACTTCTGAGATGTTGGCTTCCACAACTAATACAATGGCATTGGGGAAATTATCCAGACAGGATCTTGCCAAAAACACAGTTATTTATACTGGGAAGGAATTAGAGTTGAACAACCCCATAAGTAATGTGAAGAAGAG TGAAAATAAAGCATCTCTGTTTGAGGCTGTCCAATCCATTGTTCCTGCAAGAATATCCTTAGCACTGAAAGGTGATATCTTCTATGAATATTTATCTTCAATGCGCCAAATTTCAAGGTCAGAAGCAGTCCGTGTTTCACAATGTGTTGAAAAGAAGAGAAGAGGAAG GTCGCAGGGGTTTCAACATTATTTGAGCAGATGTACAATGTTGTCTCCTGAAGCTATAACGTTGGTCAGTAATAGTGATCTGTACAAAAAGATTTCTTCACAACATACAACTAACGTGGAAAGTACACCATTGTAG
- the LOC127084078 gene encoding uncharacterized protein LOC127084078 isoform X2 — MQDDTSSLDWRNWTFLRNSTHVNGGLESSNLSVYEGSVECLNFDKLLSTLHPLAASSYHSPCPENLQETSLSNLTLQEEQTKSAQMPKNAKVDLEVDESDTFSVLAGYFRKSCTEPSSRFLQESLRSYYVGCEDKPEGSLWAYKYKPTKAVEVCGNDEAVNFLSDWLHQWHERRYKPRKETCKRDTRVMQDDDDDDDDYMCSDSDYDSEDMNEEDSLQNVLLITGPTGSGKSAAVYACAQEQGFDILELNASDCRNGTVVKQYFGDALGSHGFKRLSEHTLSSQKITTNFPPAPALINDKAVDEVNDGVVEPIPLSDDEAHSPLKTSQKLLGKNDAVACDKVQTLILVEDVDILFPEDRGCIAAIQQIAETARGPIILTSNSDNPGLPDNFDRLHVSFSLPTPKELLCHLYSVCLGEGAPIHPLLLEKFIQSCGGDIRKTIMHLQFWLQSIIFSKDLKAQTGYVSLPFDLEGGHRILPKIMPWDFPSEISELIENEFVKSVNIMEENCSMQGLDEEELLHINEGQNDSDEQYMETDYIKAKKVEMIKRNGSVTDYDELEIQYKAISEFPNASGSPEASYLQNGRRKLVVMSSDSEEEDSNNRYPQDTEDEANKRHSIKGNNECTSDIQLNENCPNTSFRKLVCSELEDSDEERNEYSKTADVTCINETSKSFDVSCVPESSFVPETAIESGPDTMSGAVSSGQCLEVSMNNELKPFTLSARRRLTKLSHNSDMMDAEIPDSSPKEALQDFIDENMETTIIKVMDECSRVDFKLKSTLVESSPLLETDMVQNLWKKLRQMDLRQHTISEQPGASQVVKLASGLSNLISEADLFHNYQHKHDISEPRSFVSNEATTSYNDETMMSTVTVHGFCSYVKLITDVGSKFGCADMIDLTSEMLASTTNTMALGKLSRQDLAKNTVIYTGKELELNNPISNVKKSENKASLFEAVQSIVPARISLALKGDIFYEYLSSMRQISRSEAVRVSQCVEKKRRGRSQGFQHYLSRCTMLSPEAITLVSNSDLYKKISSQHTTNVESTPL, encoded by the exons ATGCAGGATGATACCTCATCCCTAGACTGGAGAAACTGGACATTTTTGAGAAATTCCACCCATGTGAATGGTGGATTAGAAAGTTCAAATTTATCTGTTTACGAGGGTTCTGTTGAATGCTTAAATTTTGATAAACTTCTTAGTACTTTACATCCATTGGCGGCTTCAAGTTATCATTCTCCGTGTCCAGAAAATCTGCAAGAAACATCATTATCAAACTTAACTTTACAAGAGGAGCAAACAAAAAGTGCTCAGATGCCAAAAAATGCCAAAGTG GACTTGGAGGTGGATGAATCTGATACCTTTTCTGTGCTAGCTGGCTATTTTAGAAAGTCATGTACTGAGCCGTCTAGTAGATTTCTCCAAGAAAG TCTGAGGTCATACTATGTTGGTTGTGAGGATAAACCAGAAGGCAGCTTATGGGCATACAAATACAAGCCAACTAAAGCCGTTGAG GTATGTGGTAATGACGAAGCTGTGAATTTCTTGAGTGACTGGCTACATCAGTGGCATGAAAGACGTTACAAACCCAGGAAGGAGACATGTAAGAGGGATACAAGGGTCATGcaagatgatgatgatgatgatgatgattataTGTGTTCTGACAGTGACTATGATTCAGAAGATATGAATGAAGAGGATTCACTGCAGAATGTTCTTTTAATTACAGGACCAACAGGG AGTGGCAAGTCCGCAGCAGTCTATGCTTGTGCCCAAGAGCAAGGCTTTGACATATTAGAG CTCAATGCATCAGATTGTAGAAATGGGACTGTTGTAAAGCAGTATTTTGGAGATGCCCTTGGTTCACATGGGTTCAAAAG GTTATCAGAACATACTTTGAGTTCACAGAAGATAACTACAAATTTCCCCCCAGCTCCTGCTTTGATTAATGATAAAGCTGTGGATGAGGTGAATGATGGAGTAGTTGAACCAATACCGTTATCTGATGATGAAGCTCATAGCCCACTTAAAACATCCCAAAAGTTACTTGGCAAGAATGACGCTGTCGCATGTGATAAAGTCCAAACTTTGATTCTGGTTGAGGATGTGGACATACTCTTTCCTGAAGATCGTGGATGTATTGCCGCCATACAGCAGATTGCCGAGACAGCAAGGGGTCCAATTATATTGACCAGCAATA GTGATAATCCTGGCCTTCCAGATAATTTTGATAGGCTTCATGTTTCGTTCTCATTGCCAACGCCAAAAGAGTTGCTTTGTCATTTGTACTCT GTTTGTCTGGGAGAAGGAGCCCCCATCCATCCTCTTCTACTGGAGAAGTTTATACAGTCCTGTGGCGGAGACATCCGGAAGACCATTATGCATCTTCAGTTCTGGTTGCAGAGTATAATATTTAGTAAAG ATCTAAAAGCACAGACAGGATATGTCTCACTTCCATTTGATCTTGAGGGTGGTCATCGGATACTACCAAAGATAATGCCATGGGATTTCCCTTCAGAGATATCCGAACTAATTGAGAATGAATTTGTCAAATCAGTAAATATAATGGAAGAGAATTGCAGTATGCAAGGGTTAGATGAAGAAGAGCTTCTTCACATAAATGAAGGCCAAAATGATTCAGATGAGCAGTATATGGAGACTGATTATATAAAAGCGAAGAAGGTGGAGATGATTAAGAGAAATGGGTCTGTAACAGATTATGACGAGCTTGAAATTCAATACAAAGCTATCTCTGAGTTTCCCAATGCTTCTGGGTCCCCTGAAGCATCCTATCTGCAAAATGGTCGAAGGAAACTTGTAGTAATGTCCTCTGATTCTGAGGAGGAGGATTCAAATAACCGATATCCTCAAGACACAGAGGACGAAGCTAACAAGAGACATTCCATCAAAGGAAATAATGAATGTACCTCTGACATTCAGTTGAATGAAAACTGCCCCAACACATCTTTTCGTAAACTGGTTTGTTCTGAATTGGAGGATTCAGATGAGGAACGTAATGAATATTCAAAAACAGCTGATGTTACATGCATAAATGAGACATCTAAATCATTTGATGTATCCTGTGTACCAGAATCATCGTTTGTTCCTGAAACTGCTATTGAAAGTGGACCAGATACAATGTCTGGAGCAGTGTCTTCTGGTCAGTGTCTAGAAGTTTCTATGAATAACGAGTTGAAACCGTTCACTTTAAGTGCTCGGAGGCGCTTAACAAAATTATCACACAATTCAGATATGATGGATGCTGAAATTCCAGATTCTTCTCCAAAAGAGGCTCTACAAGATTTTATAGATGAAAATATGGAAACTACAATTATCAAGGTGATGGATGAGTGCAGTCGTGTGGATTTCAAATTAAAGTCAACATTAGTTGAGTCCAGTCCATTATTGGAGACAGATATGGTACAAAATTTATGGAAGAAACTCCGACAAATGGATTTAAGACAGCATACTATCTCAGAACAGCCAGGGGCTTCTCAAGTTGTTAAACTTGCTAGTGGGTTGAGCAATCTAATTTCAGAAGCTGATTTGTTTCACAATTACCAACATAAACAC GATATTTCGGAGCCCCGGAGCTTTGTTTCTAATGAAGCTACAACTAGTTATAATGACGAAACAATGATGTCCACAGTTACTGTACATGGGTTTTGTTCTTATGTTAAACTTATAACAGATGTTGGATCAAAGTTTGGTTGTGCGGACATGATTGATTTAACTTCTGAGATGTTGGCTTCCACAACTAATACAATGGCATTGGGGAAATTATCCAGACAGGATCTTGCCAAAAACACAGTTATTTATACTGGGAAGGAATTAGAGTTGAACAACCCCATAAGTAATGTGAAGAAGAG TGAAAATAAAGCATCTCTGTTTGAGGCTGTCCAATCCATTGTTCCTGCAAGAATATCCTTAGCACTGAAAGGTGATATCTTCTATGAATATTTATCTTCAATGCGCCAAATTTCAAGGTCAGAAGCAGTCCGTGTTTCACAATGTGTTGAAAAGAAGAGAAGAGGAAG GTCGCAGGGGTTTCAACATTATTTGAGCAGATGTACAATGTTGTCTCCTGAAGCTATAACGTTGGTCAGTAATAGTGATCTGTACAAAAAGATTTCTTCACAACATACAACTAACGTGGAAAGTACACCATTGTAG